A stretch of Catenulispora sp. GP43 DNA encodes these proteins:
- a CDS encoding sensor histidine kinase: MTEQPPPPSRPWLMWLWMERSTVALPLIVLVFDLLGTWGAYGHWHGTGSGVHQYGVRPLDWFAWVLVIAGPVALHHRRRFPRTALAVCLGATLLYLLMGYAYGPIFLNALLAVIVIGGTGYRREVWTGSVLFAIGMIFVPTHGAPGQLRSSPTEILFTAGWLLALLMLAELFRVLRQRALESQRAREQEAKAREQESRRQASEERLEIARELHDVLAHSISLIAVQANVALEVMDRRPEQARIALSAIKDASRSALGEVRSVLTVLRGDRAAPRDPAPDLGRLAHLVELAEAAGLKVALSVVGDPERVPLAVSQAGYRIVQESLTNVVRHSGAVHVTILVEAADGLHLRVADDGRGCPLGETATGGNGLPGMRERAGAFGGTLTAGPQPGGGFRVDAHIPYADTGSPLAEERR, encoded by the coding sequence ATGACCGAACAGCCGCCGCCGCCCTCGCGCCCCTGGCTGATGTGGTTGTGGATGGAACGGTCGACGGTCGCGCTGCCTTTGATCGTCTTGGTGTTCGACCTGCTCGGGACCTGGGGCGCGTACGGCCACTGGCATGGGACGGGCAGCGGCGTCCACCAGTACGGCGTCCGTCCGCTGGACTGGTTCGCCTGGGTCCTGGTGATCGCCGGGCCGGTCGCGCTGCACCACCGGCGGCGCTTTCCGCGCACGGCGCTCGCCGTCTGTCTGGGCGCGACCCTGCTCTACCTCCTGATGGGCTACGCCTACGGCCCGATCTTCCTGAACGCGTTGCTGGCTGTGATCGTCATCGGCGGCACGGGGTACCGGCGCGAGGTGTGGACCGGGTCGGTCCTGTTCGCCATCGGGATGATCTTCGTGCCCACCCACGGCGCACCGGGCCAGCTGCGCAGCAGCCCCACCGAGATCCTGTTCACCGCCGGCTGGCTGTTGGCGCTGCTGATGCTGGCCGAGCTGTTCCGGGTCCTGCGCCAGCGCGCGCTGGAATCGCAAAGGGCCCGCGAGCAGGAGGCCAAGGCCCGTGAGCAGGAGTCGCGGCGGCAGGCGAGCGAGGAACGGCTGGAGATCGCCCGTGAGCTGCACGACGTCCTCGCGCACTCGATCTCGCTGATAGCGGTGCAGGCCAACGTGGCGCTGGAGGTCATGGACCGCCGCCCCGAGCAGGCCCGGATCGCGCTGTCGGCGATCAAGGACGCCAGCCGCTCGGCGCTGGGGGAGGTGCGCTCGGTGCTGACCGTGCTGCGCGGCGACCGGGCCGCGCCCCGGGACCCGGCCCCGGACCTGGGACGGCTGGCGCACCTGGTGGAGCTGGCCGAGGCCGCCGGGCTCAAGGTGGCGCTCAGCGTGGTCGGCGACCCCGAGCGGGTCCCGCTGGCGGTCAGCCAGGCCGGGTACCGGATCGTGCAGGAGTCGCTGACGAACGTGGTCCGGCATTCCGGCGCCGTGCACGTGACCATCCTGGTGGAGGCGGCCGACGGCCTGCACCTGCGCGTCGCCGACGACGGCCGGGGCTGCCCGCTCGGCGAGACCGCGACCGGCGGCAACGGCCTGCCCGGCATGCGCGAGCGGGCCGGCGCCTTCGGCGGCACGCTCACCGCCGGTCCCCAACCCGGCGGCGGCTTCCGGGTCGACGCGCACATCCCCTACGCCGACACCGGATCCCCCCTCGCAGAGGAGCGACGATGA
- a CDS encoding SMP-30/gluconolactonase/LRE family protein, which yields MRWTPPPNPHQVRRRGDTPTLTGLRRIPLPGAGPEHIAVDASGTLFTGLADGRILRVTPDGQTQAVADTGGRPLGLELLGEDALVVCDAYRGLLEVRRSDGTVKVLAAEVAGEPLIFCSNAAVAADGSIYFTQSSRHFNIDQYRGDLFEHSTTGRLFRYRDGVVDLVADGFAFANGIVLIEDGAAAVVAETGGYCLTRVELEGPDAGRTAPFGAPLPGFPDNLTRDAEGLIWVAMVSPRDPALDWLLPRHPRLRSLVWATPERLQPGEKDLAWAIAVGPDGAKAREVRGWGVGYKAVTAVRRSGETLYMGSLTEAAIAVIELGDAA from the coding sequence GTGCGGTGGACCCCGCCGCCGAACCCGCACCAGGTCCGCCGGCGCGGCGACACCCCGACGCTGACGGGGTTGAGACGCATCCCGTTGCCGGGCGCCGGGCCGGAGCACATCGCGGTCGACGCCTCCGGCACGCTGTTCACCGGACTCGCCGACGGTCGCATCCTGCGTGTCACGCCCGACGGCCAGACCCAGGCCGTCGCCGACACCGGCGGACGTCCGCTCGGGCTGGAGCTGCTCGGCGAGGACGCGCTGGTCGTGTGCGACGCCTACCGCGGGCTGCTGGAGGTGCGGCGTTCCGACGGGACGGTGAAGGTGCTCGCCGCGGAGGTCGCGGGGGAGCCCCTGATCTTCTGCAGCAACGCGGCCGTCGCCGCCGACGGGAGCATCTACTTCACCCAGTCCTCGCGGCACTTCAACATCGACCAGTACCGGGGCGACCTGTTCGAGCATTCCACGACCGGCCGCCTGTTCCGTTACCGCGACGGCGTCGTGGACTTGGTCGCCGACGGCTTCGCGTTCGCCAACGGCATCGTGCTGATCGAGGACGGCGCGGCGGCCGTCGTCGCCGAGACCGGCGGCTACTGCTTGACCCGGGTCGAGCTCGAAGGCCCCGACGCCGGCCGCACCGCACCCTTCGGAGCCCCGCTGCCCGGCTTCCCCGACAACCTCACCCGCGACGCCGAAGGCCTGATCTGGGTCGCCATGGTCTCGCCCCGCGACCCGGCCCTGGACTGGCTCCTGCCCAGGCACCCGCGGCTGCGCTCGCTGGTGTGGGCCACGCCCGAGCGGCTGCAGCCGGGGGAGAAGGACCTGGCGTGGGCGATCGCGGTCGGTCCGGACGGCGCGAAGGCGCGGGAAGTGCGCGGGTGGGGGGTCGGATACAAGGCGGTCACCGCGGTGCGGCGGAGCGGGGAGACGCTGTACATGGGCAGTCTCACGGAGGCTGCCATCGCCGTCATCGAACTCGGCGATGCCGCGTGA
- a CDS encoding 6-phosphofructokinase — protein sequence MRIGVLTGGGDCPGLNAVIRAAVRKGVQYYGFEFVGFRDGWKGPLERMTKPLDVEAVRGILPRGGTILGSSRTNPLKVDGGVERIKENLAAEGVDALIAIGGEDTLGVATVLGDDHGVHVVGVPKTIDNDLNATDYTFGFDTAVHVATEAIDRLHTTAESHSRALIVEVMGRHAGWIALHSGLAGGANVILIPEVTFDIEEVCGWIESRFARGYAPIVVVAEGATPKDGQMELASGELDAFGHVRLGGIGERLAAEIERRTKKEARTTVLGHTQRGGTPSPFDRWLATRFGLHAIDAVHDGDFGKMVALRGTDIIRVPLKDATATLKTVPMSLYDEAKVFFG from the coding sequence ATGCGCATCGGAGTGCTGACCGGCGGCGGCGACTGCCCGGGCCTGAACGCGGTGATCCGCGCCGCGGTCCGCAAGGGCGTGCAGTATTACGGCTTCGAGTTCGTGGGATTCCGGGACGGCTGGAAGGGCCCCCTGGAGCGGATGACCAAGCCGTTGGACGTCGAGGCGGTGCGCGGCATCCTGCCCCGCGGCGGCACCATCCTCGGATCCTCGCGCACCAACCCGCTGAAGGTGGACGGCGGCGTCGAGCGGATCAAGGAGAACCTGGCAGCCGAGGGCGTGGACGCCCTGATCGCCATCGGCGGCGAGGACACCCTGGGCGTGGCGACCGTGCTCGGCGACGACCACGGCGTCCACGTGGTGGGCGTACCGAAGACCATTGACAATGACCTGAACGCCACCGACTACACCTTCGGCTTCGACACCGCGGTCCACGTCGCGACCGAGGCCATCGACCGTTTGCACACCACCGCCGAGTCGCACTCGCGGGCGCTGATCGTGGAGGTGATGGGCCGCCACGCCGGCTGGATCGCCCTGCACTCGGGGCTGGCCGGCGGCGCCAACGTGATCCTGATCCCGGAGGTCACCTTCGACATCGAGGAGGTCTGCGGCTGGATCGAGTCCCGCTTCGCCCGCGGCTACGCCCCGATCGTGGTGGTCGCCGAGGGCGCGACCCCCAAGGACGGCCAGATGGAGCTGGCCTCCGGCGAACTGGACGCCTTCGGCCACGTCCGCCTCGGCGGCATCGGCGAGCGCCTGGCCGCCGAGATCGAGCGCCGCACGAAGAAGGAGGCCCGCACCACCGTCCTGGGCCACACCCAGCGCGGCGGCACCCCCTCGCCCTTCGACCGCTGGCTCGCCACCCGCTTCGGCCTGCACGCCATCGACGCGGTCCACGACGGCGACTTCGGGAAGATGGTCGCGCTGCGCGGCACGGACATCATCCGGGTGCCGCTGAAGGACGCGACGGCGACGCTGAAGACGGTGCCGATGTCCCTGTACGACGAGGCGAAGGTGTTCTTCGGCTAA
- a CDS encoding alpha/beta hydrolase family protein, with product MTTTPFTGRARPSRRTLLGATLAAGTAIPLSLAGRASAATDATGATTGAGSAATKTPAAPAHLIIPPPTGPHRVGTVNLHLVDVSRPDPLTPSRPYPLMASIWYPARDTERFPTAPWMTPGTFQAWLADVGFDPTSLPVPDTAGHLGAPARRGRPRPVILFSHGAHDHRSDTTTVVQELVSHGYVVATVDHTYDSFTQFPGGPVLSPEQTVRVPESPSDFAADLRFLLDTVQDIAAGHNPDVDRQPLPEGLAGSLDLDRVGVFGWSKGGTAATLETIADDRVRAGLAFDGPMEPTITTDLHKPFMMMSAVFTRESDPDAQEFWTHLLGWRRYCELEGAEHISFTDSEGLILPAAGILGLSQAQVQGFVGTMDPNEGVRIQQAYPRAFFDLHLRNRPSRLLDGPSPEFPSVKFMA from the coding sequence ATGACGACCACACCGTTCACCGGCCGCGCCCGACCGTCCCGCCGCACGCTGCTGGGTGCCACCCTGGCCGCCGGAACCGCGATCCCGTTGAGCCTGGCCGGCCGGGCCTCGGCCGCCACGGACGCCACGGGCGCCACCACCGGCGCGGGCAGCGCCGCCACGAAGACCCCGGCGGCCCCCGCGCACCTGATCATCCCGCCGCCCACCGGCCCGCACCGGGTCGGCACCGTCAACCTGCACCTGGTCGACGTATCCCGCCCCGACCCGCTGACCCCGAGCCGGCCCTACCCGCTGATGGCCAGCATCTGGTACCCGGCGCGCGACACCGAGCGCTTCCCGACCGCGCCCTGGATGACGCCCGGCACGTTCCAGGCCTGGCTGGCGGACGTCGGATTCGACCCGACCAGCCTGCCGGTCCCGGACACCGCCGGCCACCTCGGCGCCCCGGCGCGGCGCGGGCGGCCCAGGCCCGTCATCCTCTTCTCCCACGGCGCCCACGACCACCGCTCCGACACCACGACGGTGGTGCAGGAACTCGTCAGCCACGGCTACGTGGTGGCCACCGTGGACCACACCTACGACTCCTTCACGCAGTTCCCCGGCGGCCCGGTCCTGTCCCCCGAGCAAACCGTGAGAGTCCCCGAATCGCCGAGCGACTTCGCGGCCGACCTGCGGTTCCTGCTGGACACCGTCCAGGACATAGCCGCCGGCCACAACCCCGACGTGGACCGGCAGCCGCTGCCCGAGGGCCTGGCCGGCAGCCTGGACCTGGACCGGGTCGGCGTCTTCGGCTGGTCCAAGGGCGGCACCGCGGCCACCCTGGAGACCATCGCCGACGACCGGGTCCGCGCCGGCCTGGCCTTCGACGGCCCGATGGAGCCCACCATCACGACCGACCTGCACAAGCCCTTCATGATGATGAGCGCGGTCTTCACCAGGGAGTCCGACCCCGACGCCCAGGAGTTCTGGACGCACCTGTTGGGCTGGCGCCGCTATTGCGAGCTCGAAGGCGCCGAGCACATCTCCTTCACCGACAGCGAGGGCCTGATCCTGCCCGCGGCCGGGATCCTCGGGCTGAGCCAGGCCCAGGTCCAGGGCTTCGTCGGCACCATGGACCCGAACGAGGGGGTCCGGATCCAGCAGGCCTACCCGCGGGCGTTCTTCGACCTGCACCTGCGGAACCGGCCCAGCAGGCTGCTGGACGGGCCTTCGCCGGAGTTCCCCTCGGTGAAGTTCATGGCGTGA
- a CDS encoding maleylpyruvate isomerase family mycothiol-dependent enzyme, producing MGDFDFFGVLRAELDTFGELLVGLTKEDLGRQVPSCAPWTLYELVDHLGNGNLWVTTAVQEGHGRNDQERTAPHDPASLHTWYLSTVDQITTALCGDAEDEAWTFSALMPRTVGFWQRRRAHETRMHRWDAQDVLGTAEPFEPAFAADAVTEVFELFAPRMIQRGLAAEPVTALRLTATDVGRSWDHGPGEPASEVAGTASDLALMLWGRIGTDAAGLAWSGDREAGERVVKAPLVP from the coding sequence ATGGGTGATTTCGACTTCTTCGGCGTCCTGCGCGCCGAGCTGGACACATTCGGTGAGCTGCTGGTCGGCCTGACCAAGGAGGACCTCGGCCGCCAGGTGCCCTCCTGCGCGCCGTGGACCCTCTACGAGCTGGTCGACCACCTCGGCAACGGCAACCTGTGGGTCACCACGGCGGTCCAGGAGGGCCACGGCCGCAACGACCAGGAGCGCACCGCGCCGCACGACCCGGCGTCCCTGCACACCTGGTACCTGAGCACGGTCGACCAGATCACCACCGCGCTGTGCGGCGACGCCGAGGACGAGGCCTGGACCTTCAGCGCCCTGATGCCGCGGACCGTCGGCTTCTGGCAGCGCCGGCGGGCGCACGAGACGCGGATGCACCGCTGGGACGCGCAGGACGTCCTCGGCACGGCCGAGCCGTTCGAGCCGGCCTTCGCCGCCGACGCGGTCACCGAGGTGTTCGAGCTGTTCGCGCCGCGCATGATCCAGCGCGGTCTGGCCGCCGAGCCCGTGACCGCGCTGCGGCTGACCGCGACGGACGTCGGCCGCTCCTGGGACCACGGGCCCGGCGAGCCGGCGTCCGAGGTCGCCGGAACGGCCTCGGACCTGGCGCTGATGCTGTGGGGCCGGATCGGGACGGACGCCGCGGGGCTGGCCTGGAGCGGCGACCGGGAGGCGGGGGAGCGGGTGGTCAAGGCGCCGCTGGTGCCCTGA
- a CDS encoding GNAT family N-acetyltransferase: MTETTLTTGGRDQELSEALNAGLDEYNFAATGTTKADQDVFSVKVTDDAGAIVGGLTAWTWAGLCGISMLWVRGDSRKDGWGSKILRAAEDEARRRGCDRVAVSSFTFQAPEFYQRHGYVETGRTLGIPGGHEDVHMFKRLD, translated from the coding sequence ATGACCGAAACCACCCTGACCACCGGCGGTCGCGACCAGGAGCTCTCCGAGGCTCTGAACGCCGGCCTGGACGAGTACAACTTCGCCGCGACCGGCACCACCAAGGCCGACCAGGACGTCTTCTCGGTGAAGGTGACCGACGACGCCGGCGCGATCGTCGGCGGCCTGACCGCCTGGACGTGGGCCGGGCTGTGCGGGATCAGCATGCTGTGGGTGCGCGGGGACTCCCGCAAGGACGGCTGGGGCTCGAAGATCCTGCGGGCCGCCGAGGACGAGGCCCGCCGGCGCGGCTGCGACCGGGTCGCGGTGTCCTCGTTCACGTTCCAGGCCCCGGAGTTCTACCAGCGGCACGGCTACGTCGAGACCGGCCGCACGCTCGGCATCCCCGGCGGCCACGAGGACGTCCACATGTTCAAGCGGCTCGACTGA
- a CDS encoding response regulator, with the protein MVADDHPMWRDAVARDLAEAGYDVVATAGDGEEAVRRGTAARPQVVVLDMQMPRLSGAEVTARLVAADPDVKVLVLSASGEQQDVLQAVKAGAIGYLVKSASREELLAAVERIAVGDPVFTPGLAGLVLGEFRKLAITPPGSGAGAGADAPRLTDRETEVLRLVAKGLSYKQIADRLVLSHRTVQNHVQNTLNKLQLHNRVELVRYAIAQGLDEDD; encoded by the coding sequence ATGGTCGCCGACGATCACCCGATGTGGCGCGACGCGGTGGCCCGCGACCTCGCCGAGGCCGGGTACGACGTGGTGGCCACGGCGGGGGACGGCGAGGAGGCGGTGCGGCGCGGGACGGCCGCGCGCCCGCAGGTCGTGGTGCTGGACATGCAGATGCCCCGGCTGTCCGGCGCCGAGGTCACGGCCCGCCTGGTCGCCGCCGACCCGGACGTCAAGGTGCTGGTCCTCTCGGCCTCCGGCGAGCAGCAGGACGTGCTCCAGGCCGTGAAGGCCGGCGCGATCGGCTACCTGGTGAAGTCCGCCAGCCGCGAGGAACTGCTGGCGGCCGTGGAGCGCATCGCGGTCGGCGACCCGGTGTTCACCCCCGGCCTGGCCGGGCTGGTGCTCGGCGAGTTCCGCAAGCTGGCGATCACGCCGCCGGGCTCCGGCGCCGGGGCCGGCGCGGACGCCCCGCGCCTCACCGACCGCGAGACCGAGGTCCTGCGGCTGGTGGCCAAGGGACTGTCCTACAAGCAGATCGCCGACCGTCTGGTGCTCTCGCACCGGACTGTGCAGAACCACGTTCAGAACACGCTCAACAAGCTCCAACTGCACAACCGTGTCGAGTTGGTGCGTTACGCCATCGCCCAAGGGCTCGACGAGGACGACTGA
- the macS gene encoding MacS family sensor histidine kinase — protein sequence MSGPGEPSAAALPSPVVQGAVEAAGPVVETAGAAVGAFADTAESAVVPAARNTRSARHAASAPDQRSAVDIALWRALGFFRSLALLYAIARFAAAYNHYARIGPAIAILFTMAVWTAWTGIVYHRTTTPRRALLSFLAADLAVGAASVLSTDLVDTQARIQAGALTLPTIWSSAPVIAAAIALGWRGGVGAAVLMGGADLLERGALSADSIHNIVLMVLTGAAIGYVTELGRAAELTLVRAQRLEAATRERQRLARDIHDGVLQVLALVQRRGAEIGGAGRDLGRMAGEQELALRALVNSWHEVEQEAGADGADPVDPVDLDLCALLGRLTGPRVTLAGPGAPVPLPSPVAREVAAAAAAALDNVRAHGGPGADGLGARAWILVEDEGDGVIVTVRDDGPGIPEGRLEEARRAGRLGVAHSIQGRLADVGGTVEVVSIPGQGTEVEMRVPRAPVPRGAAPSVSALRKALR from the coding sequence ATGAGCGGGCCGGGGGAGCCGTCGGCCGCGGCGCTGCCGTCGCCGGTCGTCCAGGGGGCCGTGGAGGCTGCCGGTCCCGTCGTCGAGACTGCCGGTGCGGCAGTGGGCGCGTTCGCCGATACCGCCGAGTCGGCCGTGGTACCGGCCGCGCGGAACACCCGGTCGGCCCGGCACGCGGCCTCGGCGCCCGATCAGCGCTCGGCCGTCGACATCGCCCTGTGGCGCGCGCTCGGCTTCTTCCGCTCCCTGGCCCTGCTCTACGCCATAGCCCGCTTCGCAGCCGCCTACAACCACTACGCGCGCATCGGCCCGGCGATCGCGATCCTGTTCACCATGGCCGTGTGGACCGCCTGGACCGGCATCGTCTACCACCGCACCACCACGCCCCGGCGCGCGCTGCTGTCCTTCCTCGCGGCCGACCTCGCCGTCGGCGCCGCCTCGGTGCTGAGCACCGACCTGGTCGACACCCAGGCGCGGATCCAGGCCGGCGCCCTGACCCTGCCCACCATCTGGTCCTCGGCCCCGGTGATCGCCGCGGCCATCGCGCTGGGCTGGCGCGGCGGCGTGGGGGCGGCGGTCCTGATGGGCGGCGCGGACCTGCTGGAGCGCGGCGCGCTGAGCGCGGACTCGATCCACAACATCGTGCTGATGGTGCTGACCGGCGCGGCCATCGGCTACGTCACCGAGCTCGGCCGCGCCGCCGAGCTCACCCTGGTGCGGGCCCAGCGTCTGGAGGCCGCCACCCGCGAGCGCCAGCGCCTGGCCCGCGACATCCACGACGGCGTGCTGCAGGTGCTGGCCCTGGTCCAGCGGCGCGGCGCGGAGATCGGCGGCGCGGGCCGGGACCTGGGCCGGATGGCCGGGGAGCAGGAGCTGGCGCTGCGCGCGCTGGTGAACAGCTGGCACGAGGTCGAGCAGGAGGCCGGGGCCGACGGCGCCGACCCCGTCGATCCCGTCGACCTGGACCTGTGCGCCCTGCTCGGGCGGCTGACCGGGCCGCGGGTGACGCTCGCCGGGCCCGGGGCGCCGGTGCCGCTGCCCAGCCCGGTGGCGCGCGAGGTGGCCGCGGCGGCCGCGGCCGCGCTGGACAACGTCCGCGCGCACGGCGGCCCCGGCGCCGACGGCCTCGGGGCCCGCGCCTGGATCCTGGTCGAGGACGAGGGCGACGGCGTCATCGTGACCGTCCGGGACGACGGCCCCGGGATCCCCGAGGGCCGCCTGGAGGAGGCGCGCCGGGCCGGCCGCCTTGGCGTCGCGCACTCCATCCAGGGCCGGCTGGCGGACGTCGGAGGCACCGTCGAGGTGGTCTCCATCCCCGGTCAGGGCACCGAGGTCGAGATGCGCGTGCCCCGCGCGCCGGTCCCGCGCGGCGCCGCCCCGTCGGTGTCGGCCCTGCGTAAGGCCCTGCGGTGA
- a CDS encoding lysophospholipid acyltransferase family protein has protein sequence MFYGLLKVIFLGPLLRVLFRPWAKGLENIPAEGPVILASNHLSFSDSFFMPLMVPRPVYFLAKSDYFTGKGFKGRLTAAFFRGVRSVPIDRSSGKAADPALRTALRILSEGKALGLYPEGTRSPDGRLYKGRTGIARIALESGIPVVPCAMVGTYEIQPTGQVMPKIKRVGVRFGEPLDFSRYREVPGAVDDRYILRSITDEIMYALMDLSGQEYVDMYATDAKKILTAEKAAERAEQRAEAKKAAAEERRAAIEEQRQQEADEDARRQ, from the coding sequence TTGTTCTACGGCTTGCTCAAGGTGATCTTCCTGGGGCCGCTTCTCCGGGTGCTCTTCCGGCCGTGGGCCAAGGGCCTGGAGAACATCCCGGCCGAGGGTCCGGTGATCCTGGCCAGCAACCACCTGTCCTTCTCCGACTCCTTCTTCATGCCGCTGATGGTCCCGCGGCCGGTGTACTTCCTGGCCAAGAGCGACTACTTCACCGGCAAGGGCTTCAAGGGGCGGCTGACCGCGGCCTTCTTCCGCGGCGTGCGCTCGGTGCCGATCGACCGCTCCAGCGGCAAGGCCGCCGACCCGGCGCTGCGGACCGCGCTGCGCATCCTGTCCGAGGGCAAGGCCCTGGGCCTGTACCCGGAGGGGACCCGCTCGCCCGACGGCCGCCTGTACAAGGGCCGCACCGGCATCGCGCGCATCGCGCTGGAGTCCGGCATCCCGGTCGTGCCCTGCGCGATGGTCGGCACCTACGAGATCCAGCCCACCGGCCAGGTGATGCCGAAGATCAAGCGGGTCGGCGTCCGGTTCGGCGAGCCGCTGGACTTCTCCCGCTACCGCGAGGTCCCCGGCGCCGTGGACGACCGCTACATCCTGCGGTCCATCACCGACGAGATCATGTACGCGCTCATGGACCTGTCCGGCCAGGAGTACGTCGACATGTACGCCACCGACGCCAAGAAGATCCTGACCGCCGAGAAGGCCGCCGAGCGTGCCGAGCAGCGGGCCGAGGCGAAGAAGGCCGCCGCCGAGGAGCGCCGCGCCGCGATCGAGGAGCAGCGGCAGCAGGAGGCCGACGAGGACGCCCGGCGGCAATGA
- a CDS encoding alpha/beta hydrolase, whose translation MTAPVLPGAEPFSHDSEPAGPRVGVLLCHGFTGSPQSLRPWADHLVQAGFGVRLPRLPGHGTHWRDMQVTTWDDWYAEVDRAFHELRAGYEQVFVMGLSMGGTLTLRLAERHGAEVAGIVLVNASVKPDKAVLKAVPVLKHLVPSVAGIGNAINKQGVSELAYDRVPLKALDSFAGGWRTVAADLPKVTQPTLLFRSTADPVVHPSNSAVILSRISSTDVTEQVLEKSSHVATLDHDAEQIFAGSVEFVRRVAGLGN comes from the coding sequence ATGACCGCGCCCGTGCTCCCCGGTGCCGAACCCTTCTCGCACGATTCCGAGCCCGCCGGCCCGCGCGTAGGCGTGCTGCTGTGCCACGGCTTCACCGGCTCCCCGCAGTCCCTGCGACCGTGGGCCGATCACCTGGTCCAGGCCGGTTTCGGGGTGCGTCTGCCCCGACTGCCCGGCCACGGCACCCACTGGCGCGACATGCAGGTCACCACCTGGGACGACTGGTACGCCGAGGTGGACCGGGCCTTCCACGAGCTGCGGGCCGGCTACGAGCAGGTGTTCGTGATGGGCCTGTCGATGGGCGGCACCCTCACCCTGCGCCTGGCCGAGCGGCACGGGGCCGAGGTGGCCGGGATCGTGCTGGTCAACGCCTCGGTGAAGCCGGACAAGGCGGTCCTGAAGGCGGTGCCGGTGCTCAAGCACCTGGTGCCCAGCGTCGCCGGCATCGGCAACGCGATCAACAAGCAGGGCGTCAGCGAACTGGCTTACGACCGGGTGCCGCTCAAGGCCCTGGACTCCTTCGCCGGCGGCTGGCGCACCGTGGCGGCCGACCTGCCGAAGGTCACGCAGCCGACCCTGCTGTTCCGGTCCACCGCGGACCCGGTCGTGCACCCGTCGAACAGCGCCGTGATCCTGTCCCGCATCTCCTCCACGGACGTGACCGAGCAGGTGCTGGAGAAGAGCTCGCACGTGGCCACCCTGGACCACGACGCCGAGCAGATCTTTGCCGGAAGCGTGGAATTCGTCCGGCGGGTCGCCGGGTTGGGGAATTGA
- a CDS encoding endonuclease/exonuclease/phosphatase family protein, translated as MEETIRVLTYNVRSLRDDRAALARVVRSCAPDVVCVQESPRFFGWRRAARTMAASFGLKVVAGGADASGNLLLAGPNVTVEDTEVLYLEHRRGYHLRGLALAALKIGGGRFTVAGTHLSMNLEQRVYQAGEVLGHLEGFAERNQTKPLILAGDFNSHPGSVEWNIITDRLADAWMLAPFGAEFTSTGKNPYQRLDAVFVSRDIQVERAGVPTDLVSPADTALATDHLPVLAVLRI; from the coding sequence ATGGAGGAGACGATACGGGTACTCACTTACAACGTGCGGTCCTTACGAGACGACCGCGCAGCCCTCGCACGCGTCGTGCGCTCATGCGCTCCCGACGTTGTGTGCGTCCAGGAGTCGCCGCGTTTCTTCGGCTGGCGGCGTGCTGCCCGGACGATGGCGGCGTCGTTCGGCCTGAAGGTGGTGGCCGGCGGCGCCGATGCGTCCGGCAACCTCCTGCTGGCCGGGCCGAACGTCACGGTGGAAGACACCGAGGTGCTCTACCTGGAGCACCGCAGGGGCTACCACCTGCGGGGCCTGGCGCTCGCCGCGCTCAAGATCGGCGGCGGCCGGTTCACCGTCGCCGGGACCCACCTGAGCATGAACCTGGAACAGCGCGTCTACCAGGCCGGAGAGGTCCTGGGACATCTCGAGGGGTTCGCGGAGCGCAACCAGACCAAGCCGCTGATCCTGGCCGGGGACTTCAACAGCCACCCCGGCAGCGTCGAATGGAACATCATCACCGACCGCTTGGCCGACGCGTGGATGCTCGCGCCTTTCGGGGCGGAGTTCACCTCCACGGGCAAGAACCCGTATCAGCGGCTTGACGCGGTGTTCGTCTCCAGGGACATCCAGGTGGAGCGCGCGGGGGTGCCCACGGACCTGGTCAGCCCCGCCGACACCGCGCTGGCCACCGACCACCTGCCGGTGCTGGCGGTGCTGCGGATCTGA